A window of the Cryptosporidium parvum Iowa II chromosome 7, whole genome shotgun sequence genome harbors these coding sequences:
- a CDS encoding oocyst wall protein 2 (CpCOWP2), translating into MRKQSMKIPVHKTGDLKMILISLSGIARICLTSVLLFFSIPTNSQYVRVPVETCPGNFALVNGICVHQIETQKIPVCPEGFVSKGSECYLAEPLLKECPTGFQMQDKQCVKEVFAEKEKYCLDGLEMDYNTGKCYYKEEVKAICPPGSINFRDTCAMAREPMKICQEPYKFDSNTNLCIERKAALPTVVCPEPFVFDASLKMCIQDQIEPKICPEGFKDIDEDKCATWIQPEYICPKGTQLENVRHQSLCRYINYSNPTLECPPGSFLEGQTCISMSRINNRVCPIGFVEVEDQCVNYQEPLFHCPEGYEQTIHNGSKVCLNTLSVEPEISCPNKYSYFDESNKLCISEITLEKECPANSFRSKDLCLQKVKGEWECPAGTKYNPENHFCQEILSIEPNIICPPNSKFEQSTSTCVGYERNIQVCPPGYEEIGENECASFVSPRRTCPNLQSLVNGQCEEVILSPAETVCPSGSELSDSVCILTSENTSKRKCPLNSLDSGGYCSVIESPEKQCIEGYKYNPETQKCTKITTRSPDLVCQEPSTLNSLGECIYTEVIPKICPEGSREDSTNENFCIIETRAKSNCPEGYSLIENKCIKEKRAEGELNCPVGYEINELDMSCHKTIQRSKICPPGFLDNGDECFKTSKPSSFCPEGFGREGKYGDCVQINISDSKPQCPEGTIGLDSGMCGGRKPLPLEYKCLKGTKIGDSCLVESFIDVSYECPKGYYLSEIKQCQKLVEYDCSEVSIVPVPCGSGVNTINTSNLGFYGQRNSGICSQAIRNHKTCTRTEAFPPKISCPQGSINIGKECMKKEHLPMTRICSDHTKTLETCFEEFMIPKVNICPPGSSMTEDNKCASIVRKAPELICEEGYIMEEGNCIQVTTKICPPEGCTLRNIIDSIRICPPGFVFEDGVCIFKHEVFPEKTCERGELSSANQQICIERIVKICSYSNCEIIHKEPPEFKCDENETLNSKTKLCEKINIGPQILKCIKPFKLVGDQCVHQVSKECSGGNCSVTISIPPRITCKQGTLISRNQCESIKRSPSILTCPKDFTIQDDLCAKYVYKECLNNQCEKKVHFPPIIECPNQYSLFPGGNCSKRVHHLPQLKCPLGTNLMNSYCIREVESICPRGGCLAQETFPPVLSCPSGFQKNSQNLNYGGPICTKKLFNNGQISCPKGSIISNGSCLTYSVKECQNNNCEELKTITPNKVCPNGTELVNGNTCKESEIVPKDMICPSEGYILSGDKCVLYKDKICQHKDCKTQKVVEPEVSCPNGYKLDQAICVWEKYHSTVNSCPRDSMMVNGQCFSMLKKECPNDTCENKIYLDPISRCPKGFVEAGNKCIMIEYSGHKRICPPGLILKKNHCLRFAQAKFRCPIVS; encoded by the coding sequence TCAAATTGAGACACAAAAGATTCCAGTTTGTCCAGAAGGATTTGTATCCAAAGGATCAGAGTGCTATTTGGCTGAGCCTCTCCTTAAGGAATGTCCTACAGGTTTTCAAATGCAAGACAAACAATGCGTTAAAGAAGTCTTTGctgaaaaggaaaaatatTGTCTTGATGGCTTAGAAATGGATTATAATACAGGTAAATGTTACTACAAAGAGGAAGTTAAGGCAATTTGTCCTCCAGGGAGCATTAATTTTAGAGACACCTGTGCGATGGCTAGAGAGCCGATGAAAATTTGTCAAGAACCATACAAATTTGACTCTAACACAAATTTATGTATTGAAAGAAAGGCAGCTCTTCCAACTGTAGTTTGTCCGGAACCTTTTGTTTTTGATGCTTCTTTAAAGATGTGTATTCAAGATCAGATTGAGCCAAAGATTTGTCCCGAAGGATTTAAGGATATTGATGAAGATAAATGTGCTACATGGATTCAACCAGAATATATTTGTCCAAAAGGGACTCAGCTTGAGAATGTTAGACATCAATCTCTTTGTAGGTATATTAACTATTCAAATCCTACATTAGAGTGCCCTCCTGGGTCCTTTTTAGAGGGTCAGACTTGTATTTCAATGTccagaattaataatagagtTTGTCCCATAGGATTTGTTGAAGTTGAAGATCAATGCGTAAATTACCAAGAACCTTTGTTTCATTGTCCAGAGGGATATGAGCAAACTATTCATAATGGTAGCAAAGTTTGTTTAAACACTTTGTCAGTTGAACCAGAAATATCTTGtccaaataaatattcatacTTTGATGAATCTAATAAGCTTTGTATTTCAGAAATTACCTTAGAAAAGGAATGTCCTGCTAATTCTTTCAGATCTAAGGATTTGTGTTTACAAAAAGTAAAAGGAGAATGGGAATGTCCTGCTGGAACTAAATATAACCCAGAAAACCATTTTTGCCAGGAAATATTATCCATTGaaccaaatattatttgtcCTCCAAATTCTAAATTTGAACAAAGTACTTCGACTTGTGTTGGGTATGAAAGAAATATCCAAGTTTGTCCCCCAGGATACGAAGAGATTGGAGAAAATGAATGTGCTAGTTTTGTATCCCCAAGAAGAACCTGTCCAAATCTCCAGAGTTTAGTGAATGGACAATGTGAAGAGGTTATTCTATCTCCAGCTGAGACAGTATGCCCCTCAGGTTCAGAATTATCTGACTCTGTTTGTATTTTAACTAGTGAAAATacttcaaaaagaaaatgtcCTTTGAATTCTTTAGATTCTGGAGGTTATTGCTCAGTTATAGAATCCCCGGAAAAGCAATGTATTGAAGGATACAAATATAATCCTGAGACACAAAAGTGTACAAAAATTACTACAAGATCTCCAGATTTGGTTTGTCAGGAACCCAGTACCTTGAATTCACTAGGAGAATGTATTTATACTGAAgttattccaaaaatatgCCCAGAAGGATCTAGAGAAGATTCGACAAATGAGAATTTCTGTATTATAGAAACTAGAGCCAAATCAAATTGTCCAGAAGgatattctttaatagaaaataaatgtaTAAAAGAGAAAAGAGCTGAGGGAGAGTTAAATTGTCCAGTAGGATATGAAATCAATGAATTAGATATGAGTTGTCATAAAACAATACAAAGAAGTAAAATTTGTCCTCCTGGATTTTTGGATAACGGAGATGAATGCTTTAAGACCTCAAAACCTAGTTCTTTTTGTCCAGAAGGATTTGGAAGGGAAGGAAAATATGGAGATTGTgttcaaattaatatttcagaCTCAAAACCTCAATGTCCAGAAGGAACTATTGGACTTGATTCAGGAATGTGTGGAGGAAGAAAGCCTCTTCCTcttgaatataaatgtCTCAAAGGAACTAAAATTGGAGATTCCTGTCTGGTTGAGAGTTTTATAGATGTTTCCTATGAATGTCCCAAGGGATATTATTTGAGTGAGATCAAACAATGCCAAAAATTGGTTGAATATGATTGTTCTGAGGTAAGTATTGTTCCTGTTCCTTGTGGAAGTGGAGTCAATACCATAAATACTTCTAATCTTGGATTTTATGGCCAAAGAAACTCAGGAATTTGTTCTCAAGCCATAAGAAATCATAAAACTTGTACTAGAACTGAGGCTTTTCCTCCAAAGATTTCCTGTCCACAGGgatcaattaatattggaaaagaGTGTATGAAGAAAGAACATCTTCCAATGACAAGAATCTGCTCAGACCATACAAAAACCCTGGAAACGTGTTTTGAGGAATTTATGATCCCAAAAGTTAACATTTGTCCTCCAGGCTCTAGTATGACTGAAGATAATAAATGTGCCTCTATTGTTAGAAAAGCTCCAGAATTAATTTGTGAAGAGGGATATATTATGGAAGAAGGAAATTGTATTCAAGTAACTACCAAAATTTGTCCTCCAGAAGGTTGTACTTTGAGAAATATTATCGATTCAATACGAATTTGTCCTCCAGGATTTGTTTTTGAAGATGGGGTTTGTATATTTAAGCATGAAGTCTTTCCAGAAAAAACCTGTGAAAGAGGAGAACTTTCTAGTGCAAATCAACAAATTTGTATTGAAAGAATTGTTAAGATTTGTTCATATAGTAATTGTGAGATCATTCATAAAGAGCCTCCAGAGTTTAAATGTGATGAGAATGAAACCCTAAACTCAAAAACCAAACTTTGcgaaaaaattaatattggacctcaaattttgaaatgtATTAAACCGTTCAAATTAGTAGGAGATCAATGCGTTCACCAGGTATCTAAAGAATGTTCAGGAGGAAACTGCTCAGTTACTATTTCAATTCCACCAAGAATTACATGTAAGCAAGGAACTTTGATTTCCAGAAATCAATGTGAAAGTATCAAAAGAAGTCCTTCTATTCTTACTTGTCCCAAGGATTTCACTATTCAGGATGATTTATGTGCCAAGTATGTCTATAAGGAATGTTTGAATAATCAATGTGAGAAAAAAGTTCATTTTCCTCCTATTATTGAGTGTCCTAATCAGTATTCACTTTTCCCTGGAGGAAATTGTTCAAAAAGAGTTCATCATCTTCCTCAATTGAAATGTCCCCTTGGAACAAATCTTATGAATTCTTATTGTATTAGAGAAGTTGAGTCGATTTGTCCAAGAGGAGGATGTTTAGCCCAAGAAACTTTCCCCCCAGTCTTAAGTTGTCCTTCTGGATTCCAAAAGAACTCTCAAAATTTGAACTACGGAGGACCAATTTGCACGAAAAaactatttaataatggaCAAATCTCTTGTCCAAAAGGAtctattatttctaatggAAGTTGTCTCACTTACTCAGTCAAGGAATGTCAAAACAATAATTGTGAAGAATTGAAAACAATAACTCCCAATAAAGTTTGTCCAAATGGAACAGAATTAGTTAATGGAAACACTTGTAAGGAATCCGAGATTGTTCCAAAAGATATGATTTGCCCCTCTGAAGGGTATATTCTAAGTGGAGATAAGTGTGTACTTTATAAAGATAAGATTTGTCAACACAAGGATTGTAAAACTCAGAAAGTTGTAGAACCTGAGGTTAGTTGTCCTAATGGATATAAACTAGATCAAGCAATTTGTGTTTGGGAAAAATACCATTCCACGGTAAATTCCTGTCCAAGAGATTCCATGATGGTAAATGGACAATGTTTCTCTATGTTAAAGAAGGAATGTCCAAATGATACATGTGAAAATAAGATATATCTTGACCCGATTTCAAGATGTCCAAAAGGATTTGTAGAAGCCGGAAATAAATGTATTATGATTGAGTACTCAGGTCACAAAAGAATTTGTCCACCAGggttaattttaaaaaagaatcatTGCTTAAGATTTGCTCAGGCAAAGTTTAGGTGTCCAATTGtaagttaa